The Photobacterium sp. CCB-ST2H9 DNA segment CATACGGTGTATCCGCATTCAATCCTTCAACAGTCACGCTGTACAAATTGGTGTTGTCTACCCTCACCGACTGAGCCACGGTAAATTCACCCTTGCTGTCTGCGGGTCTGGCCCATACGGCAGGTGACGGATCATCAGTTTCGAACATCACCGCCATGCTGTTCGACGTCGGTTGCTGCAAATACGGGTAAATCGAAAACTGAACTGCAACATCTGACTCTGGCGCAGGCACAATCTGGCCTACACCAATTTCGCCTTTTTTGTCCTCAGGCGTCACTTCTTCACTGACATTACAGCCTGAAACTGTCAGTGCCGTCAGTAAAATCGCTGCTCTGGCTGAAAACTGCTTCTTGTGGATTGACATTTTTTTCCCTTATCTTGTTTTGATTCCATGGTAAATGTGGACTAGTCCAATTTACGTTTGAATATGCTAGGGAGTGTGTATGACAGTCCGCCGAAATATGGATGACAGTTATCTATCAGTTTGTTGACAGTGACAGCCAGCCAGATTCTTCATCCTGAACTCAGCAAAACCCAACGCAATCATCAGATACGGGCATGCTCTCTTGCGTTAACCTTAAGGCATGATATGTTCTGCTTATCTCAAGAAAACTCACAAACAAATGACTAAATATCAATCACTTGCCAGACAATTAAAACAACAGATCCGGCAACAGATCTGGCGTGCGGGTGAAAAAATCCCCTCTGTCCGGGCCTGTAGTAGACAATCCGATGTCAGTACGGCGACCGTACTTCAGGCATATCAGTTACTGGAAAGTGAAGGCTGGCTGGTTGCCAAGCCGCAATCCGGCTATCTCGTTGCACCGAATATCAGGCAGCTGATCGCTGCCGAACAACAAATTCACCAGGACAGCCAGGCTCCCCTGCAAATCAATGATCTGCTTTATGATGTGTTTCAACGCACCAAAAGCGGTGAATTTGTTCCCTTCAGTTCCGCGTTTCCTGACGCCTGCTTATTTCCGCAGCAGGAACTGGTCCGCAGTCTGGCCAGTGCGTCACGCAAAATGGGAGACGACAGTGCCCTGACCAATTTACCGCCCGGCAGCTATGAGTTACGCCGGCTCATCGCACAACGTTACGTGCAGCAGGGCATTCAGGTGATGCCGGATGATTTGGTGATTACCAGCGGTGGTCTGGAAGCTCTGAATTTAAGCCTGCAGGCAGTGACACAACCCGGTGATTACGTGGCAATTGAATCGCCCACCTTCTACGGCGCCCTGCAGACCATTGAACGACTGAAACTGAACCCGATAGAAATTCCTGCCTCTGCCAAACAGGGTTTAGATCTGGAGGTGCTGGCTCAAAAACTGGCGGCTTACCCGATCAAAGCCTGCTGGCTGATGACCAATTTTCAGAATCCGCTTGGGTACACGCTGAGCAATGAAAAGAAAAAACGGCTGCTTGAGCTGCTCGATCATCATGACGCCTATCTGGTTGAAGACGATGTTTACGCCGAGCTGTATTTCTCTGAAGACCGGCCTTTACCGGCGAAAGCCTTTGACCCAAACAACAGAGTGCTTCTGTGCAGCTCCTTTTCAAAATGCCTGTCTCCCGGGTTCCGGATTGGCTGGGTTGTGGCAGGCCCCCACAGCGAACAGATTCAGCGACAGCAGTTTCTCTCAACCATTTCCAGCAGCGTGCCCGCACAGCTGGGTATCAGTCATTACTTGCGCCATGGCGGATACGATAACCACCTGCGCAAGCTACGTGCAGCGCTTCAGATACGCAAAACTGAGATGCTGGCTGCCATTGAAGAATATTTCCCTGCCTGTACTCAGGTATCAGACCCGGATGGCGGTTATTTCCTCTGGCTCGGTTTTCCGTCTCCTTTCGACTGCAGAACGTTTTATGAACTGGCTTTGGAGCGCCATATCGCAATCGCACCCGGCACTCTGTTCAGTGTCCGGCAGGATGATCTCCGGCATGTCCGGCTAAATTACTCCTATCCGATGACGGATCAGATCCGAACGGCGATTCAAACCTTGGGGCAACTGGCGAGGCAATGTTTATGTGAAGCTGAACCACAGCATGAAACTGTTCGGTAATTTAATTGAGTAACTGTATAGGTAAGGGAACAGACACCTGTGCTGAAATGACGACTCTTGCTTGATTAAGGGTCGCAACATGAAGAAAACCACGAAGCCTTCAGACGAAGTCAGTTTAATCCCTGTCGCCATCATTTGTGTTTTTCTGGTGGTACTTGGTCATTTTGTACTGATGAAAGATATCGCTTATTTTGCCTGGGCTGAAGTCACAGCTGCCGTGATCCCCTTCCTGCTGATCGGACTGGGCGTGGCCGCCGCACGCCGGGCTGCGGTGGTCGATCGCAGAAATAATGCTTCAGATTAAACCGGCACAAACGCTCCTTTGGCCGCAGCCAAAGGAGCAGAATGACAGATGTTATCTGTTCAGATATTCATGCATGCATTCATTGGTTGAAATGAGCTTCAATATCATTCGATTTCAGATACGCCGGATGTGACGCCAGCTGTTGTGCGTAACTGGCAATATTCGGGAAATTCCTGAGAACCTGATTGTTCTGTAAAATCTCGACGATGAAAGACATCATGATATCAGCACCACTCAATGTGTCTTCCACCAGATATTTTTTACCTGCCAGAGCCTGATCAAAATAAGACATCACTTTCGCAATCTCTCCATCTGCATATCCGGCAAGAAAATTCGTTTCACAACCGTCTTTTTCGACAAACATCTTAAGCAACAATGGCAGAATCGCAGAGCTTTCTGCAAAGTGGATCCACTGCAAATAAGCAACGTAAGCCGGTGTGCCGCGATGTGGTACCAGTCGGCCTTTGCCGTATTTATCAATCAGATACTCTGTGATCGCAC contains these protein-coding regions:
- a CDS encoding PLP-dependent aminotransferase family protein, which translates into the protein MTKYQSLARQLKQQIRQQIWRAGEKIPSVRACSRQSDVSTATVLQAYQLLESEGWLVAKPQSGYLVAPNIRQLIAAEQQIHQDSQAPLQINDLLYDVFQRTKSGEFVPFSSAFPDACLFPQQELVRSLASASRKMGDDSALTNLPPGSYELRRLIAQRYVQQGIQVMPDDLVITSGGLEALNLSLQAVTQPGDYVAIESPTFYGALQTIERLKLNPIEIPASAKQGLDLEVLAQKLAAYPIKACWLMTNFQNPLGYTLSNEKKKRLLELLDHHDAYLVEDDVYAELYFSEDRPLPAKAFDPNNRVLLCSSFSKCLSPGFRIGWVVAGPHSEQIQRQQFLSTISSSVPAQLGISHYLRHGGYDNHLRKLRAALQIRKTEMLAAIEEYFPACTQVSDPDGGYFLWLGFPSPFDCRTFYELALERHIAIAPGTLFSVRQDDLRHVRLNYSYPMTDQIRTAIQTLGQLARQCLCEAEPQHETVR
- a CDS encoding glutathione S-transferase family protein; translation: MIQLHHLNKSRSKRIIWLLEELGVDYEVIPYQRDSVTFLAPPELKTVHPLGKSPVIVDDGLVVSESGAITEYLIDKYGKGRLVPHRGTPAYVAYLQWIHFAESSAILPLLLKMFVEKDGCETNFLAGYADGEIAKVMSYFDQALAGKKYLVEDTLSGADIMMSFIVEILQNNQVLRNFPNIASYAQQLASHPAYLKSNDIEAHFNQ